A genomic region of Drosophila kikkawai strain 14028-0561.14 chromosome X, DkikHiC1v2, whole genome shotgun sequence contains the following coding sequences:
- the LOC108079425 gene encoding protein Nazo yields the protein MFSVRSLLQNRYCLRCCALNIQHFAQKPETLLKQTSSHRGDTFRSKSNPGKGAHYEIKHHVARERYRMPIDTRELMEAIAIVADERNVRVAVKQSGKGAAICAACSFAGGMLLGPVGLAVGGAAGGIAAYKMTSGTFRPLGEVILNDLTDRQREQLVEHVSKAVAEIHPTDIVMLLPLIVQNASIQQAVLNTVVSFVSNELRMQIVD from the exons ATGTTTTCGGTCCGCTCTCTGCTCCAAAATCGCTATTGTTTACGTTGTTGTGCTCTCAACATTCAACATTTCGCACAAAAACCAGAAACGCTGCTCAAGCAGACATCGTCACATCGTGGTGACACATTTCGCTCAAAGTCTAACCCAGGCAAAGGCGCACATTACGAAATTAAACACCACGTAGCCCGAGAGAGATATAGAATGCCCATCGATACGCGGGAGCTGATGGAGGCGATAGCCATTGTCGCCGACGAGCGCAATGTCCGCGTCGCCGTTAAGCAATCCGGCAAGGGGGCGGCCATCTGTGCCGCCTGCTCCTTTGCGGGTGGCATGCTCCTCGGTCCCGTTGGCCTGGCCGTGGGCGGTGCAGCTGGTGGTATAGCCGCCTACAAGATGACCAGTG GCACTTTTAGACCCCTGGGAGAGGTTATACTAAACGATTTGACGGACAGGCAGCGGGAGCAACTGGTGGAGCATGTGTCCAAGGCCGTGGCTGAGATTCATCCCACCGATATAGTGATGCTGCTGCCCCTGATTGTCCAGAATGCCTCCATTCAGCAGGCGGTGCTCAATACGGTGGTGTCTTTTGTGAGCAATGAGTTGCGCATGCAGATTGTTGATTGA